A window from Pseudoliparis swirei isolate HS2019 ecotype Mariana Trench chromosome 17, NWPU_hadal_v1, whole genome shotgun sequence encodes these proteins:
- the morn4 gene encoding MORN repeat-containing protein 4, producing MTLTRGSFTYASGEEYHGEWKEGRRHGVGQLKFQDGTCYCGQFENGLFNGSGVLLFTDGSRYEGEFAHGKFQGAGVFGRCDGMKFEGEFKDGRVEGYGLLTFSDGAHGVPRNEGLFQNHKLQKREKCPGVVQRAQASASNARSLAL from the exons ATGACTCTGACCAGAGGATCTTTCACCTATGCCAGTGGGGAAGAGTACCACGGCGAGTGGAAAGAAG GTCGGAGGCATGGTGTCGGCCAGCTCAAGTTTCAGGATGGAACCTGCTACTGTGGCCAGTTTGAGAATGGACTCTTCAATGGCTCTGGTGTACTGCTCTTCACAGATGGATCCAG ATACGAAGGAGAATTTGCACACGGAAAGTTTCAAGGCGCAGGAGTCTTCGGTCGATGCGATGGCATGAAGTTTGAAGGAGAATTTAAAGATGGACGCGTTGAGGGATACG GGCTATTGACCTTCTCAGATGGAGCTCACGGTGTGCCGCGAAACGAAGGCTTGTTTCAAAACCACAAGCtgcaaaagagagaaaagtgtCCAGGAGTGGTGCAGCGTGCGCAGGCTTCAGCCTCCAATGCGCGCAGCCTGGCACTTTGA
- the ankrd2 gene encoding ankyrin repeat domain-containing protein 2, giving the protein MEDVQWAANVMDLKTGEEMKAQAEERVRSISSDLHCEVLDLSGGENITELCKREEQMKKTFSPKLFVESPVIGSMDIADFMNAASQGKLNVIDKYLADGGNPNVHDELKRTALHRASLEGHSAVIQTLLEKGADINFEDQLGSRAIHWACRGGSPDVVKALKSLGADLNARDKLDSTPLHVATRTGHTTIVEYLLSCGVKINSRDREGDTALHDAVRLNRYKIVKLLVAAGADTKQNNHEGVTAVQQVKQWQFDIKETLKTLDTLREVGPENASREE; this is encoded by the exons ATGGAAGATGTGCAGTGGGCAGCCAATGTGATGGACCTTAAAACAGGAGAAGAGATGAAAGCTCAG gcagaggagagagtgaggagtATTTCCTCAGACCTCCACTGTGAGGTGTTGGACTTGAGTGGAGGAGAGAATATAACAGAGCTGTGCAAAAGGGAAGAACAGATGAAGAAAACATTCTCGCCCAAGTTGTTTGTGGAAAGCCCCGTG ATAGGGTCCATGGATATTGCAGACTTCATGAATGCAGCCAGTCAAGGCAAACTGAATGTAATAGACAAGTATTTGGCTGATGGTGGGAACCCTAATGTCCACGATGAG TTGAAGAGGACAGCACTGCATCGTGCCTCTCTGGAAGGACACAGTGCAGTTATCCAAACGCTTTTGGAAAAAGGAGCCGATATCAACTTTGAAGATCAA CTGGGCTCCAGGGCCATACACTGGGCCTGCAGAGGGGGGAGCCCGGATGTTGTCAAAGCCCTGAAGAGCCTTGGGGCTGACCTGAATGCTAGAGATAAG TTGGACAGCACTCCTCTGCACGTGGCCACAAGAACAGGCCACACCACCATTGTCGAGTACCTGCTGTCCTGTGGTGTCAAAATCAACTCCAGGGACAGG GAAGGAGACACAGCCCTGCATGATGCTGTGCGTCTCAACAGATACAAGATAGTGAAGCTGCTCGTAGCTGCAGGGgcagacacaaaacaaaacaatcat GAAGGAGTGACCGCAGTGCAGCAGGTAAAACAATGGCAGTTTGACATCAAGGAGACCCTGAAGACACTGGACACGCTGAGGGAGGTGGGACCTGAAAACGCCTCCAGAGAGGAGTAA
- the st3gal7 gene encoding ST3 beta-galactoside alpha-2,3-sialyltransferase 7 isoform X1 — protein MVTLNHLSVEAPDDGSPLLPEAAEAATPTPLLYRQQLIAETDSREFSLGRSKNLAFSLVLLIGCYSAILIPAYLPLDIVAALNEDNHHPEDLVLLNKSASLLSGPCQPRWCLNHLKSLSCSAGLQDIPVFVQQERSVPWDLSPPLGLRGSEKHLALALSCLPQPGLPPSLSDVNCRRCVVVGNGGVLHGSHLGSHIDQYDIIIRLNNAPVFGYEKDAGSHTTIRLIYPEAAPHAPNEYKNTTMVALVVFKSLDLDWLTSVITKQPLSFWSKMWFWREVVDDIPLRPENFRILHPEIIHKTGQVLQKYAQKPGNMVPTLGTSALVMALQLCDQVSLAGFGYDMQHPEARLHYYETIRMDAIKAQVVHDVNAEKLFLRDLVAAGAVTDLTGAL, from the exons ATGGTCACGCTGAATCACTTGAGTGTAGAGGCCCCAGACGACGGCTCTCCACTCTTGCCCGAGGCTGCGGAGGCTGCAACACCAACGCCTCTCCTTTACCGGCAGCAATTGATCGCAGAGACTGACTCCAGGGAATTCTCCCTTGGCAG GAGTAAAAACCTTGCCTTCAGTCTGGTGCTGCTCATTGGATGCTACTCAGCTATTCTGATCCCTGCATATCTCCCCTTGGATATAGTGGCAGCTCTCAATGAGGACAACCATCATCCTGAAGATCTG GTCTTACTCAATAAATCAGCCTCCCTGCTTTCAGGCCCCTGTCAGCCTCGCTGGTGCCTGAACCACCTCAAGTCCTTGTCATGTTCTGCAGGCCTCCAAGACATCCCTGTGTTTGTGCAGCAGGAACGATCTGTGCCTTGGGATCTGTCCCCTCCTCTGGGGCTCCGGGGCAGTGAGAAGCATCTGGCCCTTGCTCTTTCATGTCTGCCTCAGCCCGGCCTGCCTCCGTCACTGAGTGACGTCAACTGCAGGCGATGCGTGGTGGTGGGCAATGGAGGGGTTCTACACGGGAGCCATCTTGGATCCCATATAGatcagtatgacatcatcatccg GCTGAATAATGCGCCAGTGTTTGGCTATGAGAAAGACGCTGGTTCTCACACCACCATCCGCCTGATTTACCCAGAGGCAGCGCCCCACGCCccaaatgaatacaaaaataccACCATGGTTGCTCTGGTGGTCTTTAAGAGCCTGGACCTGGACTGGCTCACATCTGTCATCACCAAACAGCCTCTG agCTTCTGGTCCAAAATGTGGTTCTGGAGGGAGGTAGTGGATGATATTCCACTGAGACCGGAGAACTTCAGGATCCTCCACCCGGAGATTATTCACAAAACAGGACAAGTCCTTCAGAAATATGCCCAGAAACCAGGAAAC ATGGTGCCAACACTGGGCACCAGTGCGTTGGTGATGGCTTTACAGCTGTGTGACCAGGTGAGCCTGGCAGGTTTTGGCTACGACATGCAGCACCCGGAGGCCAGGCTTCACTACTATGAGACCATCCGCATGGACGCAATAAAGGCTCAG gTGGTGCATGACGTTAATGCTGAGAAACTCTTCTTGAGGGACCTGGTGGCTGCAGGAGCTGTGACAGACCTCACAGGAGCTCTGTGA
- the st3gal7 gene encoding ST3 beta-galactoside alpha-2,3-sialyltransferase 7 isoform X2, which yields MVTLNHLSVEAPDDGSPLLPEAAEAATPTPLLYRQQLIAETDSREFSLGRSKNLAFSLVLLIGCYSAILIPAYLPLDIVAALNEDNHHPEDLVLLNKSASLLSGPCQPRWCLNHLKSLSCSAGLQDIPVFVQQERSVPWDLSPPLGLRGSEKHLALALSCLPQPGLPPSLSDVNCRRCVVVGNGGVLHGSHLGSHIDQYDIIIRLNNAPVFGYEKDAGSHTTIRLIYPEAAPHAPNEYKNTTMVALVVFKSLDLDWLTSVITKQPLSFWSKMWFWREVVDDIPLRPENFRILHPEIIHKTGQVLQKYAQKPGN from the exons ATGGTCACGCTGAATCACTTGAGTGTAGAGGCCCCAGACGACGGCTCTCCACTCTTGCCCGAGGCTGCGGAGGCTGCAACACCAACGCCTCTCCTTTACCGGCAGCAATTGATCGCAGAGACTGACTCCAGGGAATTCTCCCTTGGCAG GAGTAAAAACCTTGCCTTCAGTCTGGTGCTGCTCATTGGATGCTACTCAGCTATTCTGATCCCTGCATATCTCCCCTTGGATATAGTGGCAGCTCTCAATGAGGACAACCATCATCCTGAAGATCTG GTCTTACTCAATAAATCAGCCTCCCTGCTTTCAGGCCCCTGTCAGCCTCGCTGGTGCCTGAACCACCTCAAGTCCTTGTCATGTTCTGCAGGCCTCCAAGACATCCCTGTGTTTGTGCAGCAGGAACGATCTGTGCCTTGGGATCTGTCCCCTCCTCTGGGGCTCCGGGGCAGTGAGAAGCATCTGGCCCTTGCTCTTTCATGTCTGCCTCAGCCCGGCCTGCCTCCGTCACTGAGTGACGTCAACTGCAGGCGATGCGTGGTGGTGGGCAATGGAGGGGTTCTACACGGGAGCCATCTTGGATCCCATATAGatcagtatgacatcatcatccg GCTGAATAATGCGCCAGTGTTTGGCTATGAGAAAGACGCTGGTTCTCACACCACCATCCGCCTGATTTACCCAGAGGCAGCGCCCCACGCCccaaatgaatacaaaaataccACCATGGTTGCTCTGGTGGTCTTTAAGAGCCTGGACCTGGACTGGCTCACATCTGTCATCACCAAACAGCCTCTG agCTTCTGGTCCAAAATGTGGTTCTGGAGGGAGGTAGTGGATGATATTCCACTGAGACCGGAGAACTTCAGGATCCTCCACCCGGAGATTATTCACAAAACAGGACAAGTCCTTCAGAAATATGCCCAGAAACCAGGAAAC TAG